One Urocitellus parryii isolate mUroPar1 chromosome 8, mUroPar1.hap1, whole genome shotgun sequence DNA window includes the following coding sequences:
- the LOC144256704 gene encoding serpin B9-like, translated as MDSLFEANGTFAVQVLKMLCQDRPSQNVFFSPLSISSALGMFLLGAKGNTKVQIAQAMSLKIQEDIHKGFQMLLTQVNKPGSKYLLRTANRLFGEKTCDFFFTFKESCLQSYNTELELLSFARAIEKSRKHINCWVSKEMKGKIPEVLPKNSIDEQARLVLVNAIYFKGTWDEQFNKSYVCKMPFIINKEETRPVEMMWQKANFNYIYISEAQTQLLELPYAGKELSMIILLPDENVDLSVVENSLTFEKFLDWTKAASLQNIEVEVLLPRFKLQGDYNMQSVLQHLGMVDVFQEGQADLSAMSTETDLCLSKFVHNSVLEINDEGTEAVAGSGIYNKKFSFSYLPFFHANHPFLFFIRHNETNTLVCCGRFSCP; from the exons ATGGATTCTCTTTTCGAAGCAAATGGCACCTTTGCCGTCCAGGTTTTGAAGATGCTGTGTCAAGACAGACCttcacaaaatgtatttttttctcccctgagcATCTCCTCTGCCTTGGGCATGTTCCTCCTGGGAGCAAAGGGGAACACCAAGGTCCAGATAGCTCAG GCAATGTCTTTAAAGATACAGGAAGACATCCATAAGGGCTTCCAAATGCTTCTCACCCAAGTGAACAAGCCTGGCTCAAAGTACTTGCTTAGAACAGCCAATAGGCTCTTTGGAGAGAAGacctgtgatttcttcttt ACATTTAAGGAGTCCTGTCTTCAGTCCTACAACACAGAGCTGGAGCTGCTGTCCTTTGCCAGAGCTATAGAGAAGTCCAGGAAGCATATAAATTGTTGGGTCTCAAAAGAGATGAAAG GTAAAATCCCAGAAGTGCTACCAAAGAACTCAATTGATGAGCAGGCCAGGCTGGTTCTTGTCAATGCCATCTacttcaaaggaacatgggatgAGCAATTTAACAAATCATATGTGTGCAAAATGCCTTTCATAATAAACAAG GAGGAGACAAGGCCAGTGGAGATGATGTGGCAGAAAGCCAATTTTAACTACATCTACATCAGTGAGGCCCAGACACAGTTGTTGGAGCTGCCCTACGCTGGCAAGGAGCTGAGCATGATCATCCTGCTCCCAGATGAGAACGTGGACCTCAGTGTG GTGGAAAATAGCCTTACTTTTGAGAAATTCCTAGACTGGACCAAGGCAGCCTCTTTGCAGAATATTGAAGTGGAAGTTCTCCTTCCGAGATTTAAACTGCAGGGGGATTACAACATGCAGTCTGTGCTTCAGCATCTGGGAATGGTTGATGTCTTCCAAGAGGGCCAGGCTGACTTGTCTGCAATGTCAACTGAGACAGACCTGTGTCTGTCCAAGTTTGTGCACAATAGTGTCTTGGAAATAAATGATGAAGGCACTGAGGCTGTGGCAGGCTCAGgcatatacaataaaaaattcaGCTTTTCATATTTACCATTTTTCCATGCTAACCaccccttccttttcttcatcaGGCACAATGAAACCAACACTCTTGTATGCTGTGGCAGGTTCTCATGTCCCTGA